A region from the Arvicola amphibius chromosome 12, mArvAmp1.2, whole genome shotgun sequence genome encodes:
- the Ro60 gene encoding 60 kDa SS-A/Ro ribonucleoprotein isoform X2, translating into MKCGMWGRALRKAVADWYNEKGGMAIALAVTKYKQRNGWSHKDLLRLSHLKPSSEGLAVVTKYITKGWKEVHELYKEKALSGETEKLLKYLEAVEKVKRTNDELEVIHLIEEHQLVREHLLTNHLKSKEVWKALLQEMPLTALLRNLGKMTANSVLEPGNSEVSLVCEKLCNEKLLRKACIHPFHVLIALETYRTGHGLRGKLKWTPDKEILQALDAAFYKTFKTVEPTGKRFLLAVDVSASMNQRVLGSILTASTVAAAMCMLVTQTEKESSVVAFACDMVPFPVTSDMTLQQVLTAMTKVPAGSTDCSLPMIWAQKTNTAADVFIVFTDNETYSGQVSPAAALREYRKKMDIPAKLIVCGMTSNDFTIADPDDRGMLDMCGFDTSTLDVIRNFTLDVI; encoded by the exons ATGAAGTGTGGAATGTGGGGGCGTGCCCTCCGGAAGGCCGTTGCAGACTGGTACAATGAGAAAGGTGGCATGGCCATCGCTCTGGCAGTTACAAAGTATAAGCAAAGGAATGGCTGGTCTCACAAAGATCTCTTAAGACTGTCACATCTTAAACCTTCCAGCGAAG GACTTGCTGTTGTGACCAAATATATCACAAAGGGCTGGAAAGAAGTTCACGAACTGTATAAAGAAAAGGCACTTTCTGGGGAGACTGAAAAACTGTTAAAGTATCTAGAGGCTGTGGAGAAAGTGAAGCGTACGAATGACGAGCTGGAGGTCATTCATCTAATCGAAGAGCACCAGTTAGTTAGGGAGCATCTGCTCACAAACCACTTGAAGTCTAAAGAG GTATGGAAGGCTTTGTTACAAGAAATGCCCCTTACTGCACTCCTGAGGAATCTGGGAAAGATGACGGCTAATTCCGTGCTTGAACCAGGAAATTCTGAAGTATCTTTAGTATGTGAGAAACTGTGCAATGAAAAACTGCTCAGAAAG GCTTGTATACATCCATTTCATGTTTTAATTGCACTAGAAACCTACAGAACAGGCCATGGGCTCAGAGGAAAACTGAAGTGGACTCCAGATAAAGAAATTTTGCAAGCATTGGATGCcgctttttataaaacatttaag ACAGTTGAGCCGACTGGGAAGCGTTTCCTGCTGGCTGTTGATGTCAGTGCTTCTATGAACCAGAGAGTTTTGGGGAGTATACTCACTGCTAGTACTGTTGCTGCAGCAATGTGCATG CTggtcacacaaacagaaaaagagtcTTCAGTAGTTGCTTTTGCCTGTGATATGGTACCGTTTCCTGTGACTTCAGACATGACCTTGCAGCAGGTTTTAACAGCTATGACTAAA GTCCCAGCAGGTAGCACCGATTGCTCTCTTCCAATGATTTGGGCCCAGAAGACAAACACAGCTGCTGATGTCTTCATTGTCTTCACTGATAATGAGACCTACTCAGGACAGGtgtctcctgctgctgccctgaGGGAGTACCGAAAG AAAATGGATATTCCTGCTAAATTGATTGTTTGTGGGATGACATCAAATGATTTTACCATCGCAGACCCAGACGATAGAGGCATGTTGGATATGTGCGGCTTTGATACTTCGACTCTGGATGTAATTCGAAATTTTACATTGGATGTAATTTAA
- the Ro60 gene encoding 60 kDa SS-A/Ro ribonucleoprotein isoform X1 — translation MEESANQLQPLSDSQVANSEGGYIWQVTDMNRLHRFLCFGSEGGTYYIKEQKLGLENAEALVRLIEDGRGGEVIQEIRSFSQEGRSAKQEPLLFALAICSQCSDTKTKQAAFKAVPEVCRIPTHLFTFIQFKKDLKESMKCGMWGRALRKAVADWYNEKGGMAIALAVTKYKQRNGWSHKDLLRLSHLKPSSEGLAVVTKYITKGWKEVHELYKEKALSGETEKLLKYLEAVEKVKRTNDELEVIHLIEEHQLVREHLLTNHLKSKEVWKALLQEMPLTALLRNLGKMTANSVLEPGNSEVSLVCEKLCNEKLLRKACIHPFHVLIALETYRTGHGLRGKLKWTPDKEILQALDAAFYKTFKTVEPTGKRFLLAVDVSASMNQRVLGSILTASTVAAAMCMLVTQTEKESSVVAFACDMVPFPVTSDMTLQQVLTAMTKVPAGSTDCSLPMIWAQKTNTAADVFIVFTDNETYSGQVSPAAALREYRKKMDIPAKLIVCGMTSNDFTIADPDDRGMLDMCGFDTSTLDVIRNFTLDVI, via the exons ATGGAAGAATCTGCAAACCAGTTGCAGCCACTGAGTGATAGTCAAGTGGCCAACTCGGAGGGCGGATACATATGGCAGGTCACAGACATGAACCGGCTGCACCGCTTCTTATGTTTTGGTTCTGAAGGTGGTACTTACTATATCAAAGAACAGAAGCTGGGTCTCGAAAATGCCGAAGCCTTAGTAAGATTGATTGAAGATGGCAGAGGAGGTGAAGTGATACAGGAAATCAGGTCATTTAGTCAGGAAGGCAGGAGTGCGAAACAGGAGCCCTTGCTGTTTGCGCTTGCCATTTGTTCCCAGTGTTCAGACACAAAGACCAAACAGGCAGCCTTTAAAGCTGTTCCCGAAGTTTGTCGCATTCCAACCCATCTCTTCACTTTCATCCAGTTTAAGAAAGATCTGAAGGAAAGCATGAAGTGTGGAATGTGGGGGCGTGCCCTCCGGAAGGCCGTTGCAGACTGGTACAATGAGAAAGGTGGCATGGCCATCGCTCTGGCAGTTACAAAGTATAAGCAAAGGAATGGCTGGTCTCACAAAGATCTCTTAAGACTGTCACATCTTAAACCTTCCAGCGAAG GACTTGCTGTTGTGACCAAATATATCACAAAGGGCTGGAAAGAAGTTCACGAACTGTATAAAGAAAAGGCACTTTCTGGGGAGACTGAAAAACTGTTAAAGTATCTAGAGGCTGTGGAGAAAGTGAAGCGTACGAATGACGAGCTGGAGGTCATTCATCTAATCGAAGAGCACCAGTTAGTTAGGGAGCATCTGCTCACAAACCACTTGAAGTCTAAAGAG GTATGGAAGGCTTTGTTACAAGAAATGCCCCTTACTGCACTCCTGAGGAATCTGGGAAAGATGACGGCTAATTCCGTGCTTGAACCAGGAAATTCTGAAGTATCTTTAGTATGTGAGAAACTGTGCAATGAAAAACTGCTCAGAAAG GCTTGTATACATCCATTTCATGTTTTAATTGCACTAGAAACCTACAGAACAGGCCATGGGCTCAGAGGAAAACTGAAGTGGACTCCAGATAAAGAAATTTTGCAAGCATTGGATGCcgctttttataaaacatttaag ACAGTTGAGCCGACTGGGAAGCGTTTCCTGCTGGCTGTTGATGTCAGTGCTTCTATGAACCAGAGAGTTTTGGGGAGTATACTCACTGCTAGTACTGTTGCTGCAGCAATGTGCATG CTggtcacacaaacagaaaaagagtcTTCAGTAGTTGCTTTTGCCTGTGATATGGTACCGTTTCCTGTGACTTCAGACATGACCTTGCAGCAGGTTTTAACAGCTATGACTAAA GTCCCAGCAGGTAGCACCGATTGCTCTCTTCCAATGATTTGGGCCCAGAAGACAAACACAGCTGCTGATGTCTTCATTGTCTTCACTGATAATGAGACCTACTCAGGACAGGtgtctcctgctgctgccctgaGGGAGTACCGAAAG AAAATGGATATTCCTGCTAAATTGATTGTTTGTGGGATGACATCAAATGATTTTACCATCGCAGACCCAGACGATAGAGGCATGTTGGATATGTGCGGCTTTGATACTTCGACTCTGGATGTAATTCGAAATTTTACATTGGATGTAATTTAA